One window of the Doryrhamphus excisus isolate RoL2022-K1 chromosome 10, RoL_Dexc_1.0, whole genome shotgun sequence genome contains the following:
- the LOC131137135 gene encoding macrophage mannose receptor 1, whose product MRALLNIECRFFTMEITNILFLLLVSEFFSFKLVFSNFHYIPLSKTYEEAKNHCRAMYTDLATINNLTDMANFIASVPNTTNRAWIGLEMGDVPKWNWAWPHQKLGYFNWRTGEPQGLDQSSCAGMDVLGQWFESDCDTKRSFVCQGNMDDTSNYIFVADTKTWRDAQKHCRNMSLDLVGVGSAEDNNKVQNASTSQNVWIGLFRDAWKWSDGSASSFRYWKPQQPNSANQDCVAAVLKDDGQWNDLRCSTKRTFVCHGPSKVAPTSQTSTQETTSVTTPSSSSSSEVISINSTAATSTRPLNTGGTSAFTTPPGTRSTTPASTDSDSQLIAGNLILIRKNVTWMEALSYCREHHRDLVYITNQSTQDQVAEMTKNATSTHVWLGLRYTCNFHFWFWSGSSIHCYQNWAPGQGSEGAKWCGATGAVETTGEQQWVGLNETQKLNFICQNCAG is encoded by the exons ATGAGAGCATTACTTAATATAGAATGTAGATTCTTCACAATGGAAATAACTAATATCCTTTTTCTACTATTAGTATCAG AATTTTTCTCCTTTAAACTGGTATTCTCCAACTTCCACTACATTCCACTGTCAAAAACCTATGAAGAAGCAAAGAACCACTGCAGAGCGATGTACACGGACCTGGCTACCATTAATAATCTGACAGATATGGCCAATTTCATTGCTTCTGTTCCAAATACTACAAACCGAGCGTGGATAGGACTGGAGATGGGAGATGTCCCAAAGTGGAATTGGGCTTGGCCTCATCAAAAACTGGGTTATTTTAACTGGAGGACGGGAGAACCACAAGGTCTGGACCAAAGTTCATGTGCGGGCATGGATGTACTGGGACAATGGTTTGAGAGTGATTGTGACACCAAACGGAGCTTTGTTTGTCAGG GCAACATGGATGATACCAGCAACTACATTTTTGTTGCTGACACCAAAACATGGAGGGATGCCCAAAAGCACTGCAGAAATATGTCACTGGATCTGGTTGGTGTTGGCTCAGCAGAAGACAACAACAAAGTCCAAAACGCGTCGACGTCTCAAAACGTGTGGATCGGCCTCTTCCGAGACGCTTGGAAGTGGTCCGACGGGAGCGCGTCGTCATTCCGCTACTGGAAACCACAGCAACCAAATTCTGCTAACCAGgattgtgttgctgctgtgttgaaaGATGACGGACAGTGGAATGATCTGAGGTGTAGCACCAAACGCACCTTTGTCTGTCATGGCC CCAGCAAAGTTGCACCGACCAGTCAGACCAGCACACAGGAGACAACCAGTGTCACAACTCCGTCTAGCAGCTCATCTTCAGAGGTGATATCCATTAATTCCACAGCAGCTACTTCAACACGACCATTAAATACAG GAGGTACCTCTGCTTTCACGACACCGCCTGGGACTCGGAGTACGACACCCGCATCCACCGACAGCGATTCTCAGTTGATTGCAG GTAATCTGATCTTAATTCGTAAAAACGTGACCTGGATGGAGGCCCTGAGTTACTGCAGAGAACACCACAGGGACTTAGTCTACATCACTAACCAAAGCACTCAGGATCAAGTGgcggaaatgacaaaaaacgccACATCGACTCACGTTTGGCTTGGCTTACGCTACACTTGTAACTTCCACTTTTGGTTCTGGAGCGGTTCCTCCATTCACTGTTACCAGAACTGGGCTCCGGGGCAAGGATCGGAGGGTGCAAAGTGGTGTGGAGCTACCGGAGCCGTGGAGACCACAGGGGAGCAGCAATGGGTCGGCTTGAATGAGACTCAGAAACTGAATTTCATCTGCCAGAACTGTGCTGGTTGA
- the rxrbb gene encoding retinoic acid receptor RXR-beta-B isoform X1, translating into MSSQQPNSSAPSSPTNVIGSPFSVISPSINSSMVSPSLGFGPISHSQITPSGAMSGMHSISSSEDIKPPFGLRPMPAHSPGIMLSQKRLCVICGDRSSGKHYGVYSCEGCKGFFKRTVRKDLSYTCRDNKECLVDKRQRNRCQYCRYQKCLAMGMKREAVKHVRWNEEDGKDEGWMTVQEERQRNREREGELEFSMSINEEMPVEKILEAETAVEQKTELHSDGGSAGNSPHDAVTNICQTADKQLFALVEWAKRIPHFCELPLDDQVILLRAGWNELLIASFSHRSIALKDGVLLTSELQREGAHSAGVGAIFDRESVQSAEVGAIFDRVLTELVNKMRDMQMDKTELGCLRAIVLFNPDAKGLSNMGEVELLREKVYASLEAYCKQKYPEQQGRFAKLLLRLPALRSIGLKCLEHLFFFKLIGDTPIDTFLMEMLEAPHQLS; encoded by the exons ATGTCTTCCCAGCAGCCCAACAGCTCAGCCCCCAGCAGCCCCACCAATGTCATTGGTTCCCCGTTTTCAGTCATCAGTCCCTCTATCAACTCTTCAATGGTGTCTCCCTCTCTCGGATTTGGACCCATTAGTCACAGCCAG ATCACACCTTCAGGCGCCATGTCAGGGATGCATTCGATTAGCAGCTCAGAGGACATCAAACCTCCGTTTGGCCTGAGGCCCATGCCGGCTCACAGTCCGGGAATCATGTTGTCTCAGAAGCGCCTGTGTGTCATCTGTGGAGACCGCTCGTCCG GTAAGCACTACGGCGTGTACAGCTGCGAGGGTTGCAAAGGCTTCTTCAAGAGGACGGTTCGCAAAGATCTCAGCTACACTTGCAGGGACAACAAAGAGTGCCTGGTGGACAAGCGCCAGCGGAATCGCTGCCAGTACTGCCGCTACCAGAAGTGCCTGGCCATGGGCATGAAGAGGGAAG CGGTCAAACATGTAAGGTGGAATGAAGAAGATGGAAAAGATGAGGGGTGGATGA CGGTCCAGGAGGAGCGTCAGAGGAACCGCGAGCGGGAGGGAGAGCTGGAGTTCAGCATGAGCATTAACGAGGAGATGCCAGTGGAGAAGATCCTGGAGGCGGAGACTGCGGTGGAGCAGAAGACTGAGCTACACTCTGATGGAGGCTCTGCAGGAAACTCT CCCCATGATGCGGTCACCAACATCTGCCAGACTGCAGACAAACAGCTCTTTGCCCTGGTAGAGTGGGCCAAGAGAATCCCTCATTTCTGTGAGCTGCCCCTCGACGATCAGGTCATCCTCCTGCGTGCAG GTTGGAATGAGCTCCTCATCGCCTCCTTCTCCCACCGCTCCATCGCCCTGAAGGATGGTGTTCTTCTCACCTCGGAGCTGCAGCGTGAGGGTGCTCACAGTGCAGGAGTTGGAGCTATTTTTGACAG AGAGAGTGTGCAGAGTGCAGAGGTTGGTGCCATATTTGACAG GGTTCTCACTGAGCTTGTCAACAAGATGAGAGATATGCAAATGGACAAGACAGAGCTGGGCTGCCTCCGCGCCATTGTCCTCTTCAACCCAG ATGCAAAGGGTCTGTCCAACATGGGGGAGGTGGAGCTGCTGAGAGAGAAGGTCTATGCATCCCTGGAGGCCTACTGCAAACAGAAGTACCCCGAGCAGCAGGGCAG GTTCGCCAAGCTCCTCCTGCGACTGCCCGCCCTGCGCTCCATCGGCCTGAAGTGTTTGGAGCACCTGTTCTTCTTCAAGCTGATCGGCGACACGCCCATTGACACTTTCCTCATGGAGATGCTTGAAGCCCCCCATCAGCTGTCCTAG
- the rxrbb gene encoding retinoic acid receptor RXR-beta-B isoform X2, with translation MSSQQPNSSAPSSPTNVIGSPFSVISPSINSSMVSPSLGFGPISHSQITPSGAMSGMHSISSSEDIKPPFGLRPMPAHSPGIMLSQKRLCVICGDRSSGKHYGVYSCEGCKGFFKRTVRKDLSYTCRDNKECLVDKRQRNRCQYCRYQKCLAMGMKREAVQEERQRNREREGELEFSMSINEEMPVEKILEAETAVEQKTELHSDGGSAGNSPHDAVTNICQTADKQLFALVEWAKRIPHFCELPLDDQVILLRAGWNELLIASFSHRSIALKDGVLLTSELQREGAHSAGVGAIFDRESVQSAEVGAIFDRVLTELVNKMRDMQMDKTELGCLRAIVLFNPDAKGLSNMGEVELLREKVYASLEAYCKQKYPEQQGRFAKLLLRLPALRSIGLKCLEHLFFFKLIGDTPIDTFLMEMLEAPHQLS, from the exons ATGTCTTCCCAGCAGCCCAACAGCTCAGCCCCCAGCAGCCCCACCAATGTCATTGGTTCCCCGTTTTCAGTCATCAGTCCCTCTATCAACTCTTCAATGGTGTCTCCCTCTCTCGGATTTGGACCCATTAGTCACAGCCAG ATCACACCTTCAGGCGCCATGTCAGGGATGCATTCGATTAGCAGCTCAGAGGACATCAAACCTCCGTTTGGCCTGAGGCCCATGCCGGCTCACAGTCCGGGAATCATGTTGTCTCAGAAGCGCCTGTGTGTCATCTGTGGAGACCGCTCGTCCG GTAAGCACTACGGCGTGTACAGCTGCGAGGGTTGCAAAGGCTTCTTCAAGAGGACGGTTCGCAAAGATCTCAGCTACACTTGCAGGGACAACAAAGAGTGCCTGGTGGACAAGCGCCAGCGGAATCGCTGCCAGTACTGCCGCTACCAGAAGTGCCTGGCCATGGGCATGAAGAGGGAAG CGGTCCAGGAGGAGCGTCAGAGGAACCGCGAGCGGGAGGGAGAGCTGGAGTTCAGCATGAGCATTAACGAGGAGATGCCAGTGGAGAAGATCCTGGAGGCGGAGACTGCGGTGGAGCAGAAGACTGAGCTACACTCTGATGGAGGCTCTGCAGGAAACTCT CCCCATGATGCGGTCACCAACATCTGCCAGACTGCAGACAAACAGCTCTTTGCCCTGGTAGAGTGGGCCAAGAGAATCCCTCATTTCTGTGAGCTGCCCCTCGACGATCAGGTCATCCTCCTGCGTGCAG GTTGGAATGAGCTCCTCATCGCCTCCTTCTCCCACCGCTCCATCGCCCTGAAGGATGGTGTTCTTCTCACCTCGGAGCTGCAGCGTGAGGGTGCTCACAGTGCAGGAGTTGGAGCTATTTTTGACAG AGAGAGTGTGCAGAGTGCAGAGGTTGGTGCCATATTTGACAG GGTTCTCACTGAGCTTGTCAACAAGATGAGAGATATGCAAATGGACAAGACAGAGCTGGGCTGCCTCCGCGCCATTGTCCTCTTCAACCCAG ATGCAAAGGGTCTGTCCAACATGGGGGAGGTGGAGCTGCTGAGAGAGAAGGTCTATGCATCCCTGGAGGCCTACTGCAAACAGAAGTACCCCGAGCAGCAGGGCAG GTTCGCCAAGCTCCTCCTGCGACTGCCCGCCCTGCGCTCCATCGGCCTGAAGTGTTTGGAGCACCTGTTCTTCTTCAAGCTGATCGGCGACACGCCCATTGACACTTTCCTCATGGAGATGCTTGAAGCCCCCCATCAGCTGTCCTAG